From a region of the Oscillatoria sp. FACHB-1406 genome:
- a CDS encoding TerB family tellurite resistance protein produces MDSAPVDSETLELLSRITGNKLEPQDVTPPLIFLSALIAILVGVMFVDGTVTTTEKQRWQQTIHKFISSQHSYRQLAQQITRGIQEHQIHRKSKYFFLLTDSLSLSERFLLVALGYEMSIADGKIDSREENYLTNIALELGIRAELLDVLESGINGDKQPTASALSEVRDLLSPSRFKAIEALFSKLPTL; encoded by the coding sequence ATGGACTCTGCCCCCGTCGATTCGGAAACTCTCGAACTGTTGTCTCGGATTACTGGAAACAAGCTCGAACCACAAGACGTTACTCCCCCACTCATTTTTCTCTCGGCCTTAATCGCTATTCTCGTTGGTGTAATGTTTGTCGATGGAACCGTAACGACAACAGAAAAACAACGCTGGCAACAAACCATTCATAAATTCATCTCTAGCCAGCATAGTTATCGTCAGTTAGCTCAACAAATAACGCGGGGCATTCAAGAGCATCAAATTCATCGAAAATCGAAGTATTTTTTCCTCTTAACAGATTCTCTTTCACTATCAGAACGGTTTTTATTAGTTGCGCTGGGTTACGAGATGTCTATTGCAGATGGAAAAATCGATAGCCGCGAGGAAAACTATTTAACGAATATCGCTTTAGAATTAGGAATTCGAGCCGAGCTTTTAGACGTTTTAGAATCGGGGATTAACGGAGATAAACAACCGACTGCTTCAGCTTTATCTGAAGTTAGAGACTTACTTTCTCCTTCTCGATTCAAAGCCATAGAAGCTTTATTTTCAAAGCTACCGACGTTATAA
- the petJ gene encoding cytochrome c6 PetJ, protein MKRILAIVLVAIALFAVPFTRPAFAGNAAKGATVFNANCAACHMGGKNLVNAAKSLSKADLEKYGMNSVEAITTQVKNGKGAMPAFGAKLTAEQIDDVAAYVLEKSEGGWK, encoded by the coding sequence ATGAAAAGAATTTTAGCTATCGTCCTCGTCGCGATCGCGCTATTCGCTGTCCCCTTCACCCGTCCGGCTTTCGCTGGCAATGCCGCTAAAGGCGCAACCGTTTTTAACGCCAACTGCGCTGCCTGCCACATGGGTGGAAAAAATTTGGTCAATGCAGCCAAAAGCCTGAGCAAAGCCGACTTGGAAAAATATGGCATGAACTCCGTCGAGGCGATTACCACCCAAGTCAAAAACGGTAAAGGTGCAATGCCTGCTTTCGGTGCAAAACTGACCGCCGAGCAGATTGATGATGTTGCAGCTTACGTTCTGGAGAAATCGGAAGGCGGTTGGAAGTAG
- a CDS encoding BlaI/MecI/CopY family transcriptional regulator, translating into MCPLPDRRPKQLSLGPLEAEIVNIVWDLGAATVKEIHDRILTDPDRELAYTSVTTVLNRLTKKGWLLCDKQKRAFIWKAALSRREAQIITAHDKLNRFLEVSNPDVVAAFADSLDAASVEQIQAIAQRLQAARKAREETP; encoded by the coding sequence ATGTGTCCTTTACCCGATCGCCGTCCTAAACAACTTTCCCTCGGACCGCTCGAAGCAGAAATCGTTAACATTGTTTGGGATTTAGGCGCAGCCACAGTTAAAGAAATTCACGATCGCATCCTTACCGATCCCGATCGCGAACTCGCCTACACCTCCGTCACCACCGTCCTCAACCGCCTCACCAAAAAAGGCTGGTTGCTCTGCGACAAACAAAAACGCGCCTTTATTTGGAAAGCAGCCCTCTCGCGTCGCGAAGCACAAATTATCACCGCCCACGATAAATTAAACCGCTTCCTCGAAGTCAGCAACCCCGATGTCGTCGCCGCCTTTGCTGACAGTCTCGATGCGGCGAGTGTCGAACAAATCCAAGCGATCGCGCAACGCTTGCAAGCCGCTCGTAAAGCTAGGGAGGAGACTCCGTAA
- a CDS encoding M56 family metallopeptidase encodes MHSLVIVLFLSLVWQLRLLWERPSGNWAERWYRALFFFLLPPLLLLFAAIAVLCMGPRGEMIGIQADWIGNCIVGGGLGMAIASCAQLALQGWCCLQQVRALEQRAIGDRTQPVRILPTSQFFCAQIGFWQPELVVSTGLLETLSPQHLAAVLAHERAHAHYRDTFWFFWLGGLRRIASWLPNTEELWQELLTLRELRADRWAASRVDALAIAEALITVVSDLKSLPDSHFCAAFARRLPSDRLQERIEALLQPPEPPPAFPWWTWSWGILVFFPLILIPFHR; translated from the coding sequence ATGCACTCGCTCGTTATCGTCCTCTTCCTCAGCCTCGTATGGCAACTGCGCCTACTCTGGGAGCGCCCTTCGGGCAATTGGGCGGAACGCTGGTATCGCGCCCTCTTCTTCTTCCTGCTGCCGCCGCTGCTGCTCCTTTTTGCCGCGATCGCGGTATTGTGTATGGGACCTCGCGGTGAAATGATCGGGATACAAGCCGATTGGATCGGCAACTGTATTGTCGGAGGCGGATTGGGAATGGCGATCGCATCCTGCGCACAACTGGCACTGCAAGGATGGTGTTGCTTGCAACAAGTTCGCGCTCTCGAACAACGCGCGATCGGCGATCGCACTCAACCCGTCCGCATCCTTCCCACCTCGCAATTCTTCTGCGCTCAAATTGGCTTCTGGCAACCCGAACTCGTCGTCAGTACCGGACTGCTCGAAACGCTCTCGCCCCAGCACCTTGCCGCTGTCCTCGCCCACGAACGCGCCCACGCCCACTACCGCGATACCTTCTGGTTTTTCTGGTTGGGTGGGTTGCGCCGTATTGCCTCGTGGCTGCCCAACACCGAAGAACTCTGGCAAGAACTGCTAACTTTAAGAGAATTGCGGGCCGATCGCTGGGCTGCTAGTCGCGTCGATGCTCTAGCAATTGCCGAAGCCTTAATTACCGTCGTTAGCGATCTAAAATCCCTGCCTGACAGTCACTTTTGCGCCGCCTTTGCTCGGAGGCTTCCCAGCGATCGCTTGCAAGAACGCATCGAAGCCCTCCTCCAGCCTCCCGAACCTCCCCCCGCTTTCCCTTGGTGGACTTGGAGTTGGGGAATTTTAGTCTTTTTTCCCCTCATCCTCATTCCCTTTCATCGTTGA